One segment of Hippopotamus amphibius kiboko isolate mHipAmp2 chromosome 4, mHipAmp2.hap2, whole genome shotgun sequence DNA contains the following:
- the MRPS33 gene encoding 28S ribosomal protein S33, mitochondrial, whose translation MSSLSEYALRMSRLSARLFGEVARPTDSKSMKVVKLFSEQPLAKRKETYDWYPNHNTYFALMGTLRFLGLYRDEHQDFKDEQRRLKKLRGKGKPRKGEGKRAAKKK comes from the exons ATGTCTTCACTTTCAGAATATGCCTTGCGCATGAGTCGTCTGAGTGCCCGGCTGTTTGGTGAAGTTGCCAGACCTACTGATTCCAAATCCATGAAAGTGGTGAAGCTGTTTAGTGAGCAGCCTTTGGCCAAGAGGAAGGAAACTTATGACTGGTATCCAAATCACAACACTTATTTTGCACTGATGGGGACACTACGTTTTCTTGGCCTCTACAG AGATGAGCATCAGGACTTTAAGGATGAGCAGCGGCGCCTGAAGAAGCTTCGTGGAAAGGGGAAAccaaggaaaggagaagggaagagagcagCAAAAAAGAAATAG